In the genome of Cryptomeria japonica chromosome 8, Sugi_1.0, whole genome shotgun sequence, one region contains:
- the LOC131069295 gene encoding UDP-rhamnose/UDP-galactose transporter 3, whose translation MASEKKASLSNAGVWAMNVISSVGIIMVNKQVMSGYNFRFATTLTGLHFLVTALVGFISQTLGYSSSNKQIPFWELFWFSIVGNMSIVGMNLSLMLNSVGFYQISKLSMIPVVCVMEWILHSKQYSKEVKTTVFLVIMGVAVCTVTDVKVNAKGFIAAIVAVFSSSLQQISIGSLHQKHNIGSFDLLSKTAPIQSALLLLPGPVIDYCLNGYNLLEYKFSYGATLFITLSCGLAVFCNLSQYLCIGRFSAVSFQVLGHMKTVCVLILGWILFDSELTLKNLIGIAIAVGGMIMYNWAMENSKQCGSKLMPIVTAEGNDFDDEKESMLKSGFQLQPVIDIDFGEETKLDVSSSPRY comes from the exons ATGGCTTCAGAGAAAAAGGCTTCCTTATCAAATGCCGGGGTGTGGGCGATGAACGTAATTAGCTCTGTGGGAATCATCATGGTTAACAAGCAAGTTATGTCTGGATACAACTTTAGATTTG CCACTACATTAACTGGTCTCCACTTCCTTGTGACTGCTCTGGTGGGGTTCATCTCACAGACACTAGGATATTCATCATCAAATAAACAAATTCCCTTCTGGGAACTCTTTTGGTTTTCTATAGTTGGAAACATGTCAATAGTAGGAATGAATCTGAGCCTCATGTTGAACTCCGTGGGATTCTATCAG ATTTCAAAACTAAGTATGATACCAGTTGTTTGTGTGATGGAATGGATTCTTCACAGTAAACAATACTCTAAAGAAGTCAAGACAACCGTATTTCTCGTGATAATGGGAGTAGCAGTTTGTACGGTCACAGATGTTAAAGTAAACGCCAAAGGATTTATAGCAGCTATAGTAGCTGTTTTTTCTTCATCACTTCAGCAAATA TCCATCGGATCGCTGCATCAAAAGCACAATATTGGGTCATTTGATCTTCTCAGCAAAACTGCTCCTATTCAGTCTGCCTTACTATTGTTGCCGGGTCCAGTTATTGACTATTGTCTGAATGGATACAACTTGTTGGAATATAAATTCTCCTATGGTGCAACT CTTTTCATTACACTTTCTTGTGGGTTAGCAGTCTTTTGCAACCTGAGCCAATATCTTTGTATTGGGCGCTTCTCAGCTGTTTCTTTCCAAGTTCTGGGCCACATGAAGACAGTATGTGTACTTATTTTAGGTTGGATATTATTTGATTCAGAATTGACTCTGAAGAATTTAATTGGAATCGCTATTGCTGTGGGAGGTATGATAATGTATAACTGGGCAATGGAGAACTCGAAGCAGTGTGGCTCAAAACTTATGCCCATTGTAACCGcagaaggaaatgattttgatgatgagaaagaaagcATGTTGAAGAGTGGGTTTCAACTGCAGCCTGTCATCGACATTGATTTTGGAGAGGAAACAAAATTAGACGTTAGTAGTAGCCCTCGATATTAG